One region of Prinia subflava isolate CZ2003 ecotype Zambia chromosome 6, Cam_Psub_1.2, whole genome shotgun sequence genomic DNA includes:
- the SP5 gene encoding transcription factor Sp5, with product MPAERSETNPATRGENARLFAESYRGHTPQPRGKGGRREGAGRNHRQLLQGSFTAGVDQPRSGELAAARGPLIKKIQLFVYIHFPHSDYFINCPAFISSLPIPPNNQFFYPDQQTHHRSFVDSKDLLSLLKEPLFFDDWVAANFKAINLPSDWLAARQSPYQILGGDPGAVRQSAEIAQRGGGGTRTEAKRSEGKGERGGERRKLGSLSSSPRRPHASAVPRRLPFAPGAVAMAAVAVLRNDSLQAFLQDRTPSASPDLAKHSPLALLAATCSRIGQPGAAPSDFLPVSYDPTLGSPSRIFHPWSGEMPAHSPGGLPPPHPSLGLTPQKNHLQPSFGGSHELPLTPPADPSYPYEFSPVKMLPSSMAALPSSCPPAYVPYAAQAALPPGYSNLLPPAQPCRQLSPNPPPEDIPWWSIQQASAPGGCGHRFPAAAALPRSLVLGHSDFAQYQTQIAALLQTKSPLAATARRCRRCRCPNCQSAAGSAPEAEPGKKKQHICHIPGCGKVYGKTSHLKAHLRWHTGERPFVCNWLFCGKSFTRSDELQRHLRTHTGEKRFVCPECGKRFMRSDHLAKHVKTHQNKKLKAAADGVKREDSRDL from the exons ATGCCGGCTGAGCGAAGTGAAACAAATCCAGCTACCAGAGGGGAAAACGCGCGGTTATTTGCCGAGTCATATCGAGGGCATACCCCTCAGCCTCGGGGGAAGGGCGGGCggagggagggagcggggaGGAACCACCGACAATTACTCCAGGGAAGTTTTACGGCTGGGGTCGACCAGCCCCGATCAGGTGAACTCGCT GCGGCAAGGGGTCCTTTGATCAAGAAAATCCAATTATTTGTGTATATACATTTCCCACATAGTGATTACTTCATTAATTGTCCCGCCTTTatctcctcccttcccatcccCCCTAATAATCAGTTCTTTTATCCAGACCAACAAACACACCATAGGAGCTTTGTGGATTCAAAGGATTTGCTTTCGCTTCTGAAAGAGCCGCTATTCTTTGATGATTGGGTAGCGGCAAACTTCAAAGCCATAAATCTTCCCTCTGACTGGTTGGCGGCCCGGCAAAGTCCTTATCAAATTCTTGGAGGTGATCCTGGCGCAGTCAGACAGTCCGCGGAGATCGCGCAGCGAGGGGGGGGTGGGACGCGTACAGAGGCGAAGAGAtcagaaggaaagggagagagagggggagagagaaggaaactgGGCAGCCTCTCGTCTTCCCCTCGGCGTCCTCATGCCTCGGCAGTGCCCCGGCGCCTACCCTTCGCCCCGGGCGCAGTAGCCATGGCCGCGGTGGCTGTCCTCCGGAACGACTCCCTCCAGGCTTTCCTCCAG GATCGCACCCCCAGCGCCTCCCCAGACTTGGCCAAGCACTCGCCCCTGGCTCTTCTGGCCGCTACTTGTAGCCGAATCGGGCAGCCGGGCGCAGCGCCCTCGGATTTCCTGCCTGTCTCCTACGACCCGACGCTGGGATCCCCCTCTAGGATCTTCCACCCGTGGAGCGGCGAGATGCCAGCGCATTCCCCGGGAGGGCTGCCGCCGCCGCATCCCAGCTTGGGGTTGACCCCTCAAAAGAACCACCTGCAGCCCTCCTTCGGGGGTTCTCACGAACTGCCCCTCACCCCCCCGGCGGACCCCTCCTATCCCTACGAATTCTCCCCCGTCAAGATGCTGCCCTCCTCCATGGCTGCCCTGCCGTCCAGCTGCCCGCCCGCCTACGTCCCCTACGCCGCCCAGGCTGCCCTGCCGCCCGGGTACTCCAACCTGCTTCCGCCCGCCCAGCCCTGCCGGCAGCTGTCGCCCAACCCGCCGCCCGAGGACATCCCCTGGTGGAGCATCCAGCAGGCCAGCGCCCCGGGAGGCTGCGGCCACCGCTTCCCCGCAGCGGCGGCGCTGCCGCGGAGCCTGGTGCTGGGGCACTCGGACTTCGCTCAATACCAGACGCAGATCGCCGCCCTGCTGCAGACCAAGTCTCCCCTGGCGGCCACGGCCAGGAggtgccgccgctgccgctgccccaACTGCCAGTCGGCCGCAGGCAGCGCCCCTGAGGCGGAGCCGGGCAAGAAGAAGCAGCACATCTGCCACATCCCCGGCTGCGGCAAGGTGTACGGCAAGACCTCGCACCTGAAGGCGCACCTGCGCTGGCACACGGGCGAGCGGCCCTTCGTCTGCAACTGGCTCTTCTGCGGGAAGAGCTTCACCCGCTCCGACGAGCTGCAGCGGCACCTGCGGACTCACACGGGCGAGAAGCGGTTCGTCTGCCCCGAGTGCGGGAAGCGCTTCATGCGCAGCGACCACCTGGCCAAGCACGTCAAGACCCACCAGAACAAGAAGCTGAAGGCGGCGGCGGACGGCGTCAAGCGGGAGGACAGCCGCGACCTGTGA